The proteins below are encoded in one region of Amycolatopsis magusensis:
- a CDS encoding MCE family protein, with protein MTSFRERNPFTIGIAGSLAIAAITAATFYYEELPIVGGGTTYQAEFGEAAGLQESDEVRVAGIKVGEVTEVDLAEDHVLVSFRVQETWIGNQTSAGIKIKTLLGRKFLSLYPIGDGEQDPETPIGRDRTVTPYDVTDAFNGLANTVDAIDTNQLATSFRTLSDTFKDSPAHVRTALDGLTSLSKTVSSRDEELAELLRNARSVANSLAESGEEFQALIDDGNLLLGELNNRRESIHQLLVNAQELGKQLSGLVKDNTGQLSGVLAKLDQVTGVLQRHTENIDASLKIAGPYFRMVNNTMGNGRWVDNYVCGLVPENRDPCVPPLPEGAPK; from the coding sequence ATGACCTCGTTCCGCGAGCGCAACCCGTTCACCATCGGCATCGCCGGTTCGCTGGCGATCGCGGCGATCACCGCGGCCACCTTCTACTACGAGGAACTGCCGATCGTCGGCGGCGGCACCACCTACCAGGCCGAGTTCGGCGAGGCCGCCGGCTTGCAGGAGAGCGACGAGGTGCGGGTGGCAGGCATCAAGGTCGGCGAGGTCACCGAGGTGGACCTGGCCGAGGACCACGTGCTGGTCAGCTTCCGGGTCCAGGAGACCTGGATCGGCAACCAGACCTCGGCCGGGATCAAGATCAAGACACTGCTGGGCCGGAAGTTCCTCTCGCTGTACCCGATCGGCGACGGCGAGCAGGACCCGGAGACGCCGATCGGCCGGGACCGCACGGTCACCCCGTACGACGTGACCGACGCGTTCAACGGGCTGGCGAACACCGTCGACGCGATCGACACCAACCAGCTGGCGACCAGTTTCCGCACGCTGTCGGACACCTTCAAGGACTCCCCGGCCCACGTCCGGACCGCGCTCGACGGGCTCACCTCGCTGTCGAAGACGGTCTCCTCACGCGACGAGGAACTGGCCGAGCTGCTGCGCAACGCCCGGTCGGTGGCGAACTCGCTGGCGGAGTCCGGCGAGGAGTTCCAGGCGCTGATCGACGACGGGAACCTGCTGCTCGGCGAACTGAACAACCGCCGCGAGTCGATCCACCAGCTGCTGGTGAACGCGCAGGAGCTGGGCAAGCAGCTCTCCGGCCTGGTCAAGGACAACACCGGCCAGCTCTCCGGCGTACTGGCGAAGCTGGACCAGGTGACCGGCGTGCTGCAGCGGCACACCGAGAACATCGACGCCAGCCTGAAGATCGCCGGTCCCTACTTCCGGATGGTGAACAACACCATGGGCAACGGCCGCTGGGTGGACAACTACGTCTGCGGGCTGGTCCCGGAGAACCGGGACCCGTGCGTGCCGCCGCTGCCGGAAGGGGCCCCGAAGTGA
- a CDS encoding solute symporter family protein yields MNLAQGVQGSNPVLNISIFGAFVVVTLVIVFRASRNTKTASDYYAAGRAFSGPQNGVAIAGDYLSAASFLGIAGAIAVYGYDGFLYSIGFLVAWLVALLLVAELLRNTGKFTMGDVLAFRMKQRPVRAAAATSTMAVSFFYLLAQMAGAGILVSLLLGISSGVGQAVVISVVGVVMIIYVLVGGMKGTTWVQIIKAALLITGAFAMTVWVLARYGFNLSELLGAAVDRAGSAGEAVLNPGARYGVSETSKIDFLSLGIALVLGTAGLPHVLMRFYTVPTAKDARKSVVWAIGLIGLFYLFTLVLGYGAGAIVGKEAINKAPGKENSAAPLLAQALGGPILLGFIAAVAFATILAVVAGLTITASASFAHDVYANVIKKGKVSDSNAEVRVARITAVVIGAVAIVGGILAKDQNVAFLVALAFAVAASANLPTILYSLFWKRFNTSGALWSIYGGLGVTIVLIIFSPAVSGLPNSMIKGVDFHWFPLQNPGLVSIPLSFFLGWLGTVLSKEHNQDKYAEMEVRSLTGAGAEKAVSH; encoded by the coding sequence GTGAACCTCGCACAGGGTGTCCAGGGGTCGAACCCCGTGCTGAACATCAGCATCTTCGGGGCGTTCGTGGTTGTGACGCTGGTGATCGTGTTCCGGGCCTCGCGGAACACGAAGACGGCGTCGGACTACTACGCCGCGGGCCGCGCCTTTTCCGGGCCGCAGAACGGCGTGGCCATCGCCGGTGACTACCTGTCGGCTGCCTCGTTCCTCGGGATCGCGGGTGCGATCGCGGTCTACGGCTACGACGGTTTCCTCTATTCGATCGGCTTCCTCGTCGCGTGGCTGGTGGCGCTGCTGCTGGTCGCGGAACTGCTGCGCAACACCGGCAAGTTCACCATGGGCGACGTGCTCGCCTTCCGGATGAAGCAGCGGCCGGTACGTGCGGCGGCCGCGACGTCCACGATGGCGGTCAGCTTCTTCTACCTGCTCGCCCAGATGGCCGGTGCGGGCATCCTGGTCTCGCTGCTGCTGGGCATCTCGTCCGGCGTCGGCCAGGCCGTGGTCATCTCCGTCGTGGGTGTCGTGATGATCATCTACGTGCTGGTCGGCGGGATGAAGGGCACCACCTGGGTGCAGATCATCAAGGCCGCGCTGCTGATCACCGGCGCGTTCGCGATGACCGTGTGGGTGCTGGCCCGCTACGGCTTCAACCTTTCCGAACTGCTGGGTGCCGCGGTCGATCGCGCCGGTTCCGCCGGTGAGGCCGTGCTGAACCCGGGTGCGCGCTACGGCGTCTCGGAGACCTCGAAGATCGACTTCCTGTCCCTGGGCATCGCACTGGTGCTCGGTACCGCAGGCCTGCCGCACGTGCTGATGCGCTTCTACACCGTGCCCACGGCGAAGGACGCGCGGAAGTCGGTGGTCTGGGCGATCGGCCTGATCGGGCTGTTCTACCTGTTCACCCTGGTCCTCGGCTACGGCGCGGGCGCGATCGTCGGCAAGGAGGCCATCAACAAGGCACCGGGCAAGGAGAACTCGGCCGCGCCCCTGCTCGCACAGGCACTCGGCGGGCCGATCCTGCTCGGGTTCATCGCCGCGGTGGCCTTCGCGACGATCCTCGCCGTGGTGGCTGGCCTCACGATCACCGCGTCGGCGTCGTTCGCGCACGACGTGTACGCCAACGTGATCAAGAAGGGCAAGGTCTCCGACAGCAACGCCGAAGTCCGCGTCGCCCGCATCACCGCCGTGGTGATCGGCGCGGTCGCGATCGTCGGCGGCATCCTGGCGAAGGATCAGAACGTCGCGTTCCTGGTCGCGCTGGCCTTCGCGGTCGCGGCGTCGGCGAACCTGCCGACCATCCTGTACTCGTTGTTCTGGAAGCGGTTCAACACCTCGGGCGCGTTGTGGTCGATCTACGGCGGCCTCGGCGTCACCATCGTGCTGATCATCTTCTCGCCCGCCGTCTCCGGCCTGCCGAACTCGATGATCAAGGGCGTGGACTTCCACTGGTTCCCGCTGCAGAACCCCGGACTCGTGTCGATCCCGCTGTCGTTCTTCCTCGGCTGGCTCGGCACCGTCCTGTCCAAGGAACACAACCAGGACAAATACGCCGAGATGGAGGTCCGCTCGCTCACCGGAGCCGGCGCGGAGAAGGCCGTCTCGCACTGA
- a CDS encoding MCE family protein, whose amino-acid sequence MRRRWLAASLASCLLLTTACSGDGFKGVYDLPLPGGADIGDHPYRVTVQFADVLDLVPQASVKVNDVPVGRVESIRLGDDGWTAEAVVAVNGDVVLPANSLARLRQSSLLGEKFVELAAPEQTVGELGDGAVIGVDRTNRNPEFEEVFGALSLLLNGGGISQLQTINQELTKVLDGNEPEIRNFLATVDELVTNLDAHSGDITAALDGLNQLSATLADRDEQIDGALSNLTPGLATLAEQRKSLVTMLNSLDELSTVAIDTINRSKDDMVADLHALAPILGQLADAGQDLPSALEILPTFPFTDPVLDAVKGDYLNMFLTIEPGAGVELPPGGPVLPLPASGGVESLTPGGN is encoded by the coding sequence ATGAGGCGACGCTGGCTGGCCGCGAGCCTGGCGAGTTGCCTGCTGCTGACCACGGCGTGCTCGGGTGACGGGTTCAAGGGCGTCTACGACCTGCCGCTGCCCGGTGGCGCGGACATCGGCGACCACCCGTACCGGGTCACCGTGCAGTTCGCCGACGTGCTGGACCTGGTGCCGCAGGCCTCGGTGAAGGTCAACGACGTGCCGGTCGGGCGGGTGGAGTCGATCCGGCTGGGCGACGACGGCTGGACCGCCGAGGCGGTGGTCGCGGTCAACGGCGACGTGGTGCTGCCCGCCAACAGCCTGGCCCGGCTGCGCCAGTCGAGCCTGCTCGGCGAGAAGTTCGTCGAGCTGGCGGCACCGGAGCAGACGGTGGGCGAACTGGGCGATGGCGCGGTGATCGGGGTGGACCGGACCAACCGGAACCCGGAGTTCGAGGAAGTCTTCGGCGCGTTGTCACTGCTGCTCAACGGCGGCGGGATCAGCCAGCTGCAGACGATCAACCAGGAACTGACCAAGGTGCTCGACGGCAACGAGCCGGAGATCCGCAACTTCCTGGCCACCGTGGACGAGCTGGTGACCAACCTCGACGCGCACTCCGGGGACATCACCGCCGCGCTGGACGGGCTGAACCAGCTCTCGGCCACGCTCGCCGACCGCGACGAGCAGATCGACGGCGCGCTGTCGAACCTGACACCCGGGCTGGCCACGCTGGCCGAGCAGCGGAAGTCGCTGGTCACCATGCTGAACTCGCTCGACGAGCTGTCCACCGTGGCCATCGACACGATCAACCGCAGCAAGGACGACATGGTCGCCGACCTCCACGCGCTCGCGCCGATCCTCGGGCAGCTCGCCGACGCGGGCCAGGACCTGCCGAGCGCGCTGGAGATCCTGCCGACCTTCCCGTTCACCGACCCGGTGCTCGACGCGGTGAAGGGCGACTACCTGAACATGTTCCTCACCATCGAGCCCGGCGCGGGCGTGGAGCTGCCGCCCGGCGGGCCGGTGCTGCCGTTGCCCGCCTCCGGCGGCGTCGAGTCGCTGACCCCGGGGGGCAACTGA
- a CDS encoding MCE family protein codes for MNKARRHKYVRRTAGVFFLAAMLAFVSLSVAVYRKEFVSSVSVTLKTGRAGNQLHVSSEVKARGVVVGEVREIRSGASGAEVLLALDPEKSEKLPKNVSALLIPKTLFGERYVQLSIPEPRGPQIAEGDVISQDRSANAIELEKVYDDLLPVLKAVQPQKLSTTLTAVSTALRDRGEQLGDTLVTAADYLERFNPSLPELNENIRDLAGVSQLYGDIAPDLLDSLTDSAVTLQTVAEKKEDLGSLYGQVTASAQDVTEFLANNKDNIIRLAVDSRESLELAAAYSPSFPCTLKAMTDLKPAMDKVLGAGTDEPGMHVKASVFASRGGYEPGVDDPVYTASGGPKCYPSGVAPTTGATVAQTGSPAHPLLPGRSGELGLPNSPQERELISTLVAPEIGVAPGEVAPWSSVLVGPLYRGTEVTVR; via the coding sequence ATGAACAAGGCACGCAGGCACAAGTACGTCCGGCGCACGGCCGGGGTGTTCTTCCTGGCCGCCATGCTCGCGTTCGTCTCGCTGTCGGTCGCGGTCTACCGCAAGGAGTTCGTGTCCTCGGTGTCGGTCACCCTGAAGACCGGCCGGGCGGGCAACCAGCTCCACGTCTCTTCGGAGGTCAAGGCACGCGGGGTGGTCGTCGGCGAGGTGCGCGAGATCCGGTCCGGTGCGAGTGGCGCGGAGGTCCTGCTCGCACTGGATCCGGAGAAGTCGGAGAAGCTGCCGAAGAACGTCTCGGCACTGCTCATCCCGAAGACGCTGTTCGGCGAGCGCTACGTGCAGCTGTCCATCCCCGAGCCGCGCGGACCGCAGATCGCCGAGGGCGACGTCATCTCCCAGGACCGCTCGGCCAACGCGATCGAGCTGGAGAAGGTCTACGACGACCTGCTCCCGGTGCTCAAGGCGGTGCAGCCGCAGAAGCTGTCCACCACGCTGACCGCGGTGTCGACCGCGCTGCGGGACCGCGGTGAGCAGCTCGGCGACACGCTGGTGACCGCGGCCGACTACCTGGAGCGGTTCAACCCGAGCCTGCCCGAGCTGAACGAGAACATCCGCGACCTCGCCGGGGTCAGCCAGTTGTACGGCGACATCGCGCCGGACCTGCTCGACTCGCTGACCGACAGCGCGGTCACCCTGCAGACCGTCGCGGAGAAGAAGGAGGACCTCGGCTCGCTCTACGGCCAGGTCACCGCCTCCGCCCAGGACGTCACCGAGTTCCTGGCGAACAACAAGGACAACATCATCCGGCTCGCCGTCGACAGCCGCGAGTCGCTCGAGCTCGCCGCCGCCTACTCCCCCAGCTTCCCCTGCACGCTCAAGGCGATGACCGACCTGAAACCGGCCATGGACAAGGTGCTGGGCGCGGGCACCGACGAACCCGGCATGCACGTGAAGGCGTCGGTGTTCGCCAGCCGCGGCGGATACGAGCCCGGCGTGGACGACCCGGTGTACACCGCGAGTGGTGGGCCGAAGTGCTACCCGAGCGGGGTCGCGCCGACGACCGGGGCCACCGTGGCGCAGACCGGCAGCCCGGCGCACCCGCTGCTGCCCGGCCGTTCCGGTGAGCTGGGGCTGCCGAACTCACCGCAGGAGCGGGAGCTGATCTCGACGCTGGTGGCGCCGGAGATCGGTGTCGCGCCCGGCGAGGTCGCGCCGTGGAGCAGCGTGCTGGTCGGACCGCTCTACCGGGGCACGGAGGTGACCGTCCGATGA
- the idi gene encoding isopentenyl-diphosphate Delta-isomerase, translated as MTEQVVLLDEQGHAIGVADKAGVHHRQTPLHLAFSAYAFNERGQFLLTRRAFGKRTFPGVWTNSCCGHPAPGEDMSDGIVRRLSQELGLTSIGIDLVLPEFQYRAEMDGVVENEKCPVWRVEVIGEPEPDPTEVDAYRWVEWNQLVREIEDGSQAISPWCREQLAELRTLGPDPLDWPSAEHTRLPPAALVSAQGR; from the coding sequence ATGACTGAGCAGGTGGTTCTCCTCGACGAGCAAGGGCACGCGATCGGCGTCGCCGACAAAGCCGGAGTGCACCACCGGCAGACCCCGCTGCACCTGGCCTTCTCCGCCTACGCGTTCAACGAGCGCGGCCAGTTCCTGCTGACCCGGCGGGCGTTCGGCAAGCGCACCTTCCCCGGGGTGTGGACGAACAGCTGCTGCGGGCACCCCGCGCCGGGCGAGGACATGAGCGACGGCATCGTGCGGCGGCTGTCCCAGGAACTCGGCCTGACCAGCATCGGCATCGACCTGGTGCTGCCGGAGTTCCAGTACCGCGCGGAGATGGACGGCGTGGTGGAGAACGAGAAGTGCCCGGTGTGGCGGGTGGAGGTGATCGGCGAGCCGGAGCCGGACCCCACCGAGGTCGACGCCTACCGGTGGGTCGAGTGGAACCAGCTGGTCCGGGAGATCGAGGACGGCAGCCAGGCGATCTCGCCGTGGTGCCGGGAGCAACTCGCCGAGCTGCGGACGCTGGGCCCGGACCCGCTCGACTGGCCGTCCGCCGAGCACACCCGGCTGCCCCCGGCCGCACTCGTGAGTGCGCAAGGCCGTTAG
- a CDS encoding MCE family protein, translating into MRNFGAPLIKGLLFILVTTLATTVLALSIANTGVGEADTYSARFTDVTALNAGDDIRISGVRVGQVEELKVVDQHIAQVKFSVDRGRRLPSDLRATIKYRNMVGQRYIALERGKLPGAEPMVPGDEIPLERTTPALDLTDLFNGFKPLFQALSPTDVNQLSGEIVQVLQGEGSTVESLLMHTGALTTTLASRDQVIGQVITNLNSVLKTINSKGDRLSSVVSTLQQLVSGLAEDRTAIGEAVQGVADLSDATAGLFEVARPPLKETIAELGAVSGNLAAQEDELDQFFELLPKKLDAVGRTGTYGSWLNFYLCEAKLTADPPIGVRSPEARCQS; encoded by the coding sequence ATGAGGAACTTCGGCGCACCGCTGATCAAGGGCCTGCTGTTCATCCTGGTGACCACGCTGGCCACGACCGTGCTCGCGTTGTCCATCGCCAACACCGGGGTGGGCGAGGCCGACACCTACAGCGCGCGGTTCACCGACGTCACCGCGCTCAACGCCGGGGACGACATCCGGATTTCCGGGGTGCGGGTGGGCCAGGTCGAGGAGCTCAAGGTGGTCGACCAGCACATCGCGCAGGTCAAGTTCTCCGTGGACCGCGGGCGCCGGCTGCCCTCGGACCTGCGCGCGACCATCAAGTACCGCAACATGGTCGGGCAGCGCTACATCGCGCTGGAACGCGGGAAGCTGCCCGGTGCCGAGCCGATGGTGCCCGGGGACGAGATCCCGCTGGAGCGCACCACGCCGGCGCTGGACCTGACGGACCTGTTCAACGGGTTCAAGCCGCTGTTCCAGGCGCTGTCGCCGACCGACGTGAACCAGCTCTCGGGCGAGATCGTGCAGGTGCTGCAGGGTGAGGGCAGCACGGTGGAGAGCCTGCTCATGCACACCGGGGCGCTGACCACCACGCTCGCCAGCCGGGACCAGGTGATCGGCCAGGTCATCACCAATCTGAACTCGGTGCTCAAGACGATCAACAGCAAGGGCGACCGGCTGTCGTCGGTGGTGTCCACCCTCCAGCAGCTGGTGTCCGGGCTGGCCGAGGACCGGACCGCGATCGGTGAGGCCGTGCAGGGCGTCGCGGACCTGTCCGACGCCACCGCCGGGCTGTTCGAAGTGGCCCGGCCGCCGCTGAAGGAGACCATCGCCGAACTCGGCGCCGTCTCGGGCAACCTGGCCGCGCAGGAGGACGAGTTGGACCAGTTCTTCGAGCTGCTGCCGAAGAAGCTCGACGCGGTCGGCCGGACCGGCACCTACGGCTCGTGGCTGAACTTCTACCTGTGCGAGGCGAAGCTGACCGCCGACCCGCCCATCGGCGTCCGGTCGCCGGAAGCGAGGTGCCAGTCATGA
- a CDS encoding MCE family protein: MLTRKVRVQVLAFVVVALSAVAFIGGKYAGLGQLFGGSGYVVSLRLADGGGVFTNGEVTYRGVAVGRVGELRLTDDGMEVDLLIDGSAPPIPSNAAAVVSNRSAVGEQYVDLQPRTADGPFLEEGSAIPMESTRVPLPVQDLLGNLSSLNASVPTDALRTVVDEFYDAFHGTGPDLQVLLDSTTAFTQTAAEHLPQTQALITDGTTVLQTQLDSTDAWKSFSGNAKLFASELASADGDLRALIGTAPQAATQLSGLLEDTDPSLSILLANLLTTTDVFATRTAGMEELFVTIPKAVAATSTSIDMESGDLSIVTQFVDPPVCKQGYEGTPRRSPLDLTAGQFNTEAACTLPKGSASSVRGAQNAPKGGVPPIAVPGSKLAGPLSSPALPQVSASMEEMLWLPN; encoded by the coding sequence ATGCTGACCAGGAAAGTCCGCGTGCAGGTGCTGGCGTTCGTGGTGGTGGCGCTGTCCGCGGTCGCGTTCATCGGCGGCAAGTACGCCGGGCTGGGCCAGTTGTTCGGCGGCAGCGGGTACGTGGTGTCGCTGCGGCTGGCCGACGGCGGCGGGGTGTTCACCAACGGCGAGGTGACCTACCGCGGGGTGGCCGTCGGGCGGGTCGGGGAACTGCGGCTGACCGACGACGGCATGGAGGTCGACCTGCTGATCGACGGGTCCGCGCCGCCGATCCCGTCCAACGCCGCGGCCGTGGTCAGCAACCGGTCGGCGGTCGGTGAGCAGTACGTCGACCTGCAGCCGCGCACCGCGGACGGCCCGTTCCTCGAAGAGGGCTCGGCCATCCCGATGGAGTCGACGCGGGTGCCGCTGCCGGTGCAGGACCTGCTCGGCAACCTCAGTTCGCTCAACGCCTCGGTGCCCACGGACGCGCTGCGCACGGTGGTCGACGAGTTCTACGACGCCTTCCACGGCACCGGCCCGGACCTGCAGGTCCTGCTGGACTCGACCACCGCGTTCACGCAGACCGCCGCGGAGCACCTGCCGCAGACGCAGGCGCTGATCACCGACGGCACGACGGTGCTGCAGACGCAGCTGGACTCGACCGACGCGTGGAAGTCGTTCTCCGGCAACGCGAAGCTCTTCGCCAGTGAGCTGGCCAGCGCCGACGGGGACCTGCGGGCGCTGATCGGCACCGCGCCGCAGGCGGCCACGCAGCTCAGCGGGCTGCTGGAGGACACCGACCCGTCGCTGTCGATCCTGCTGGCCAACCTGCTGACCACCACGGACGTGTTCGCCACCAGGACGGCCGGGATGGAGGAGCTGTTCGTCACCATCCCCAAGGCGGTGGCGGCCACCTCCACCTCGATCGACATGGAGAGCGGGGACCTGTCGATCGTGACCCAGTTCGTGGATCCGCCGGTGTGCAAGCAGGGCTACGAGGGCACGCCGCGGCGGTCGCCGCTGGACCTCACGGCGGGGCAGTTCAACACCGAGGCCGCGTGCACGCTGCCGAAGGGTTCGGCGAGTTCGGTGCGGGGGGCGCAGAACGCGCCGAAGGGCGGGGTGCCGCCGATCGCGGTGCCGGGCTCGAAGCTGGCCGGGCCGCTCAGCTCGCCCGCGCTGCCGCAGGTCTCGGCCAGCATGGAGGAGATGTTGTGGCTGCCAAACTGA
- a CDS encoding IclR family transcriptional regulator has product MDGDEGGVRSVLRAIDLLGLFTENRRTWSIRELTEASGLAKTTVIRLVTTCEQRGLLWTRADGQVTIGPGLLRWAKLGHAAWQLSEPVRQVMRELASKCGETVNIYVRSSAARVCVAQHEGPQHIRHVVRVGDELPLWAGAAGKVLLIGAQSTVVDQVAALSPYGREFADELRRRAGTAAVDGHAVSHGERELGASGIAAPVTDREGRIIAALAVGGPTTRFTDERVAEFVTAVVTSAQWISRLGLDPAR; this is encoded by the coding sequence ATGGACGGTGACGAAGGCGGCGTGCGCAGCGTGCTGCGGGCGATCGACCTGCTCGGCCTGTTCACCGAGAACCGCCGCACGTGGAGCATCCGCGAGCTGACCGAGGCGAGCGGACTGGCCAAGACAACGGTGATCCGGCTGGTCACCACCTGTGAACAACGTGGTCTGCTGTGGACCCGCGCGGACGGCCAGGTGACCATCGGCCCCGGGCTGCTGCGGTGGGCCAAGCTGGGGCACGCCGCCTGGCAGCTGTCCGAGCCGGTCCGGCAGGTGATGCGGGAGCTGGCGTCGAAATGCGGCGAAACGGTCAACATCTACGTCCGCAGCAGCGCCGCCCGCGTCTGCGTGGCGCAGCACGAGGGCCCGCAGCACATCCGGCACGTGGTGCGCGTCGGCGACGAGCTACCGCTGTGGGCCGGCGCGGCCGGCAAGGTGCTGCTGATCGGCGCCCAGTCCACTGTGGTCGATCAGGTGGCCGCGCTTTCCCCGTACGGCAGGGAGTTCGCCGACGAACTGCGCAGGCGCGCGGGTACGGCGGCGGTCGACGGGCACGCGGTGAGCCACGGGGAACGCGAGCTGGGTGCCTCGGGGATCGCCGCGCCGGTGACCGATCGTGAGGGCCGCATCATCGCCGCGCTGGCGGTCGGCGGGCCGACCACGCGGTTCACCGACGAGCGGGTCGCCGAGTTCGTCACCGCGGTGGTCACTTCGGCGCAGTGGATCTCGCGGCTCGGCCTCGATCCGGCCCGCTGA
- a CDS encoding MCE family protein: protein MISTRTGLRAARLATVLIVAALVVAGGLWWIFSGDGSKRITALFPRAVGVYSGSDVRLLGVRIGQVETVTPVGEHVEVTLSVDGQAPVSAATKALVVAPSVVSDRYVQFSTVARKGDPRLTDGTVIGVERTGTPVELDELYASLNDLATSLGPKGANSDGALSELLETGAANLDGNGRAINENIRNFADLARTLSDSKDDLFGTLDELGKFTDMLAANDNDVETVNQQLAQVWQTLSADREELSGALTALGSALGEVQAFIRDNRAAIKSNVDKLSQTTQVLVDQRAQLAETLDTLPLAASNVLGAFDPDSGTLQGRTYLDEFLNPRKVSVPPGMEPLPDGAPMPDSAPDLPLPVSGPVYVPGGAG, encoded by the coding sequence GTGATCAGCACGAGGACCGGCCTGCGGGCCGCGCGGCTCGCCACGGTGCTCATCGTGGCCGCGCTGGTGGTCGCCGGCGGGCTGTGGTGGATCTTCTCCGGGGACGGCAGCAAGCGGATCACCGCGTTGTTCCCGCGGGCGGTCGGCGTCTACAGCGGCTCCGACGTGCGCCTGCTGGGCGTGCGGATCGGGCAGGTGGAGACGGTGACCCCGGTCGGCGAGCACGTCGAGGTGACGCTGAGCGTGGACGGGCAGGCGCCGGTTTCGGCGGCGACCAAGGCGCTGGTGGTGGCCCCGAGCGTGGTGTCCGACCGGTACGTGCAGTTCTCCACGGTGGCGCGCAAGGGCGACCCGCGGCTGACCGACGGCACGGTGATCGGGGTGGAGCGCACCGGCACCCCGGTGGAGCTCGACGAGTTGTACGCCAGCCTGAACGACCTGGCCACCTCGCTCGGGCCGAAGGGCGCGAACTCCGACGGCGCGCTGTCGGAACTGCTCGAAACGGGCGCGGCGAACCTGGACGGCAACGGCCGGGCGATCAACGAGAACATCCGCAACTTCGCCGACCTGGCGCGGACGCTGTCCGACTCGAAGGACGACCTGTTCGGCACGCTGGACGAGCTGGGCAAGTTCACCGACATGCTGGCCGCCAACGACAACGACGTGGAGACGGTGAACCAGCAGCTCGCCCAGGTGTGGCAGACGCTGTCGGCCGACCGCGAGGAGCTCTCCGGCGCGCTGACCGCGCTGGGCTCGGCACTCGGTGAGGTGCAGGCCTTCATCCGCGACAATCGCGCGGCCATCAAGTCCAACGTGGACAAGCTGAGCCAGACCACGCAGGTGCTGGTGGACCAGCGGGCGCAGCTGGCCGAGACGCTGGACACGCTGCCGCTGGCCGCGAGTAACGTGCTCGGCGCCTTCGACCCCGACTCCGGCACCCTGCAGGGCCGGACCTACCTCGACGAGTTCCTGAACCCGCGGAAGGTGAGCGTGCCACCGGGCATGGAGCCGCTGCCCGACGGCGCGCCGATGCCGGACTCCGCGCCGGACCTGCCGCTGCCGGTCTCCGGTCCGGTCTACGTGCCTGGAGGTGCCGGATGA
- a CDS encoding MlaE family ABC transporter permease encodes MFPPETRVRRAGRAIDRRFGFLDTLGDQVLFYLKALAWTPRAIFRYSKEIVRLLAEVSFGSGALAVIGGTIGVMIGMTVFTGAVVGIQGYSALNQVGTSAFAGFISAYFNTREIAPLVAGIALSATVGCGFTAQLGAMRISEEIDALEVMGVPSIPYLVATRIVAGFLAIIPLYAIGLLTSYVASRQVTIWFFGQSAGTYDHYFQLFLPPIDVLWSFLKVLVFSIIVVLSHCYYGYRASGGPAGVGVAVGRAVRTAIVAVSLLDFFLSLAIWGATTTVKVAG; translated from the coding sequence ATGTTCCCGCCGGAGACCCGGGTCCGCCGCGCCGGCCGCGCGATCGACCGGCGGTTCGGCTTCCTGGACACCCTGGGCGACCAGGTGCTGTTCTACCTCAAGGCGCTGGCCTGGACCCCGCGCGCGATCTTCCGCTACAGCAAGGAGATCGTCCGCCTGCTGGCCGAGGTCAGCTTCGGCAGCGGGGCGCTGGCGGTGATCGGCGGCACCATCGGCGTGATGATCGGGATGACCGTGTTCACCGGCGCGGTGGTCGGCATCCAGGGCTACTCGGCGCTGAACCAGGTCGGCACCTCGGCCTTCGCCGGGTTCATCTCCGCCTACTTCAACACCCGTGAGATCGCCCCGCTGGTGGCGGGCATCGCGCTCTCGGCCACGGTCGGCTGCGGGTTCACCGCCCAGCTCGGCGCGATGCGGATCTCGGAGGAGATCGACGCGCTCGAGGTGATGGGCGTGCCGAGCATCCCCTACCTGGTGGCCACCCGGATCGTCGCCGGGTTCCTGGCGATCATCCCGCTGTACGCGATCGGCCTGCTCACCTCGTACGTCGCCTCGCGGCAGGTGACCATCTGGTTCTTCGGCCAGTCCGCCGGCACCTACGACCACTACTTCCAGCTGTTCCTGCCCCCGATCGACGTGCTCTGGTCGTTCCTCAAGGTGCTGGTGTTCAGCATCATCGTGGTGCTCTCGCACTGCTACTACGGCTACCGCGCCAGTGGCGGGCCCGCCGGGGTCGGCGTGGCCGTCGGACGGGCGGTGCGGACCGCGATCGTCGCGGTCAGCCTGCTCGACTTCTTCCTCAGCCTCGCCATCTGGGGCGCCACCACGACGGTGAAGGTGGCCGGATGA